A window of the Citrus sinensis cultivar Valencia sweet orange chromosome 9, DVS_A1.0, whole genome shotgun sequence genome harbors these coding sequences:
- the LOC102628957 gene encoding glutaredoxin-like, whose protein sequence is MSHFICKHKAKQSKEQRKSNKIKMALNKAEAIVSSCPVVVFSKTYCGYCRRVKQLLTQLGASYKAIELGEEREGEEIQSALTAWTGQRTVPNVFIGGKHIGGCETLTEKHQQGQLVPFLLMLV, encoded by the exons ATGTCTCATTTTATCTGTAAGCACAAAGCAAAGCAGAGCAAAGAGCAAAGGAAGagcaacaaaatcaaaatggcaCTAAACAAGGCCGAGGCGATCGTCTCCTCCTGTCCTGTCGTTGTCTTTAG CAAAACCTACTGCGGTTATTGCAGAAGGGTGAAGCAGTTGCTTACACAGCTAGGAGCAAGTTACAAAGCCATTGAATTGGGTGAAGAGA GGGAAGGAGAAGAAATTCAATCAGCACTAACAGCCTGGACCGGGCAGAGGACTGTGCCTAATGTGTTTATTGGGGGGAAACATATTGGAGGATGTGAGA CTCTTACAGAGAAGCACCAACAAGGTCAGCTGGTGCCCTTCTTGCTGATGTTGGTTTGA
- the LOC102628687 gene encoding peptide methionine sulfoxide reductase A1, producing the protein MVLNKCLSITTTTTTVAATISKSPLLLISSSLSSPKNPLSLSKPNPTHFPITARPISTHYKPPMNILNKLGFGFRPSPDPASTENSAIAQGPDDDVPAPGQQFAQFGAGCFWGVELAFQRVPGVTKTEVGYSQGYLHNPSYEDVCSGTTNHNEVVRVQYDPKECSFDTLLDMFWARHDPTTLNRQGNDVGTQYRSGIYFYTPEQEKAAKESLERQQKVLNRKIVTEILPAKKFYRAEEYHQQYLAKGGRFGFKQSTEKGCNDPIRCYG; encoded by the exons accgtCGCCGCTACCATCTCCAAATCGCCACTTCTTCTAATCtcctcttctctctcttcaccAAAGAaccctctttctctctctaaaccCAATCCGACCCATTTCCCTATCACTGCCCGACCCATTTCCACCCACTACAAGCCCCCCATGAACATCCTCAACAAGCTCGGCTTCGGCTTCAGGCCCAGCCCCGACCCCGCGTCCACGGAGAACTCCGCCATCGCTCAGGGCCCCGACGACGACGTTCCGGCCCCCGGTCAGCAGTTTGCCCAGTTCGGCGCTGGCTGCTTTTGGGGCGTCGAATTGGCGTTCCAGAGAGTGCCAGGTGTCACCAAGACCGAAGTTGGGTACAGCCAAGGCTACTTGCATAACCCTAGCTACGAGGACGTGTGCAGTGGGACTACCAATCATAATGAAGTTGTTAGGGTTCAGTATGATCCTAAGGAGTGTAGTTTCGATACTTTGCTTGATATGTTTTGGGCTCGCCATGATCCTACCACGCTTAATCGGCAG GGTAATGATGTTGGAACACAGTACAGATctggaatttatttttacactcCTGAGCAAGAGAAGGCAGCCAAGGAGTCCTTGGAGAGACAGCAGAAGGTCTTGAACAGGAAAATTGTCACCGAAATCCTACCTGCCAAGAAGTTCTACCGAGCTGAGGAATACCACCAGCAGTATCTTGCAAAAGGGGGTCGATTTGGATTCAAACAATCTACTGAGAAAGGCTGCAATGATCCTATCAGGTGCTATGGCTAA